A portion of the Alphaproteobacteria bacterium genome contains these proteins:
- the gmd gene encoding GDP-mannose 4,6-dehydratase, which yields MKTALITGITGQDGSYLAELLIAKGYEVHGVIRRSSSFNTGRIDHLYQDPHKMNVPLRLHYGDLSDGAGMRRIIGETAPDEIYNLGAQSHVRVSFDQPEFTADVVGVGALRVLEAVRDAQQALGKRIKYYQAGSSEMFGAAAPPQDENTPFYPRSPYAVAKVAAHWYAINYREAYDLFVCNGILFNHESPRRGETFVTRKITRALTRIKLGLQDKLYLGNLSAKRDWGFAGDYVEAMWRMLQADAPDDYVVATGEAYSVQQFLDLAAGMVGLDPKRIVETDPRYLRPTEVDHLLGDPSKARAKLGWTPTVSFEGLVRMMVEHDMELARQEAVLREAGMSPNMRAASGG from the coding sequence ATGAAGACAGCACTGATCACCGGCATCACCGGCCAGGACGGCTCCTACCTGGCCGAGCTGCTGATCGCCAAGGGCTACGAGGTGCATGGCGTGATCCGCCGGTCGTCCAGCTTCAACACCGGCCGGATCGACCACCTCTACCAGGATCCGCACAAGATGAACGTGCCGCTGCGGCTGCACTATGGCGACCTCAGCGACGGTGCCGGCATGCGCCGGATCATCGGCGAGACCGCGCCGGACGAGATCTACAACCTCGGCGCCCAGAGCCACGTGCGCGTGTCGTTCGACCAGCCGGAGTTCACCGCCGACGTGGTCGGCGTCGGCGCGCTGCGGGTGCTGGAGGCGGTGCGCGACGCCCAGCAGGCGCTGGGCAAGCGGATCAAATACTACCAGGCCGGTTCGTCGGAGATGTTCGGCGCCGCCGCGCCGCCGCAGGACGAGAACACGCCGTTCTATCCGCGCAGCCCCTATGCGGTGGCGAAGGTCGCGGCCCACTGGTACGCGATCAACTACCGCGAGGCCTACGACCTGTTCGTCTGCAACGGCATCCTGTTCAACCACGAGAGCCCGCGCCGCGGCGAAACCTTCGTCACCCGCAAGATCACCCGCGCGCTGACCCGCATCAAGCTGGGCCTGCAGGACAAGCTGTATCTCGGCAACCTCAGCGCGAAGCGCGACTGGGGCTTCGCCGGCGACTATGTCGAGGCGATGTGGCGGATGCTGCAGGCCGACGCGCCCGACGACTATGTGGTGGCGACCGGCGAGGCGTATTCGGTGCAGCAGTTTCTCGACCTCGCCGCCGGGATGGTCGGGCTCGACCCGAAGCGGATCGTCGAGACCGACCCGCGCTATCTGCGTCCGACCGAGGTCGACCACCTGCTCGGCGATCCGTCGAAGGCCCGCGCAAAGCTGGGCTGGACGCCGACGGTCAGCTTCGAAGGCCTGGTGCGGATGATGGTGGAGCACGACATGGAACTGGCGCGGCAGGAGGCGGTCCTGCGCGAGGCCGGCATGTCGCCGAACATGAGGGCAGCCTCCGGTGGATAA
- a CDS encoding GDP-L-fucose synthase encodes MDKHSRIYVAGHRGLVGSAVMRKLAAAGHDRLIVRTSKELDLRDARAVDAFFAAERPEYVFMAAAKVGGIHANNTYSGDFIRDNLMIQNAVIDAAHRHGVAKFMFLGSSCIYPRMAPQPIPETALLSGPLEPTNQAYAVAKIAGIELCRSLRVQYGFDAISVMPSNLYGPGDNFDLENAHVLPALMHRFHNARQAGDAEVTVWGSGKPRREFLHVDDLADALLFLMHEYDDEAIVNVGAGDDIAIGDLAQLIKDTVGFEGRLTLDASKPDGMPRKLLDSTKINGLGWRPRIPLDEGVAGTYRWFVDHLADARR; translated from the coding sequence GTGGATAAGCACAGCAGGATCTACGTCGCCGGCCATCGCGGCCTGGTCGGCTCCGCCGTCATGCGCAAGCTGGCGGCGGCCGGCCACGACCGGCTGATCGTCCGGACCAGCAAGGAGCTGGACCTGCGCGACGCCCGCGCGGTCGACGCATTCTTCGCGGCGGAACGGCCGGAATACGTGTTCATGGCTGCTGCCAAGGTCGGCGGCATCCACGCCAACAACACCTATTCCGGCGACTTCATCCGCGACAACCTGATGATCCAGAACGCGGTGATCGACGCGGCCCACCGCCACGGCGTGGCCAAGTTCATGTTCCTCGGCTCGTCGTGCATCTATCCGCGGATGGCGCCGCAGCCGATCCCGGAGACGGCGCTGCTGAGCGGCCCGCTGGAGCCGACCAACCAGGCCTATGCCGTCGCCAAGATCGCCGGCATCGAGCTGTGCCGTTCGCTGCGGGTGCAGTACGGCTTCGACGCAATCAGCGTGATGCCGTCGAACCTGTACGGCCCGGGCGACAATTTCGACCTGGAGAACGCCCATGTGCTGCCGGCGCTGATGCACCGCTTCCACAATGCGCGCCAGGCCGGCGACGCCGAGGTGACCGTGTGGGGCAGCGGCAAGCCGCGACGCGAGTTCCTGCATGTCGACGACCTGGCCGACGCGCTGCTGTTCCTGATGCACGAGTATGACGACGAGGCGATCGTCAACGTCGGCGCCGGCGACGACATCGCCATCGGCGACCTCGCCCAGCTGATCAAGGACACGGTCGGCTTCGAGGGCCGGCTGACCCTGGACGCCAGCAAGCCCGACGGCATGCCGCGCAAGCTGCTGGACAGCACCAAGATCAACGGCCTCGGCTGGAGGCCGCGCATCCCGCTCGACGAAGGCGTGGCCGGCACCTATCGCTGGTTCGTCGACCACCTGGCCGACGCCCGGCGCTGA